CAACGTGAATCCATACTGGCCCTTGAGCCTCGAGGTGACTTCCGTCTTTTCCTTTGTAAGAAGGTAATCCCTCAACCGGTCCCTGTTCGCTTCTTCTATGATATCCCTGATTATCTGCCCGTTGTTCGTTATCACTTTTTTCAGACGTTCTTCGGATGATGCAGTCACGATGACTGTCAGTTGGCCCGAATATGGATAATCGAGTTTCTTGAATATGTGTGTTCTACCTTCCAGGACATTTCTGACCTCGTTGGTCCCGATAAAACTCTCGATCACCCTTCCCGTCTCGCCCTTCCTGACTACACCGCAGATCACCATGTTCTTTGTCGGGGGCTCCCGTCTGACATCTCTCGACTTTATCATCCTGAGCTTGAACTGGATCTCCATCTTCGTGTAGTAGTCCACATGATGCTGCAACCTTTTGATGATCAGGTCGTTCACACCACCCGGCTCTCCGGTCTCGGTCACAAGCACTACATCGCTGTATGAACCAGCTGGCGGAAAAACCGTACTCTTGTTACAGGAAACAGAAAGGATCAGGATCACCAGTAATGAACCAAGTATATTTCTCATGCCCACCTCCACCTATAAAATAGACCTTGAGTCGATCCTCATCAAGAAAAAAGGGACAGATTCGTCTGTCCCTTTTCATCATCTCTATTTCGGTAACTACAGGATCGATCTCAGCGTTTCGAACTTCTCTGAAGCAGGAGCTTCTTCAGATGGACATTCTCCCTCTTGTAATACTCCACGTACTCTCGCAGGACTTCGTTCTCTTTCACGAGATATTCGAGTTTTCTTTCAGATTCCAGTGAAAATGGGCTCTGCCTGGAATAACTCTCCCCTGGATTCCTACCCATAAAATCATCGGAGACCATCCTGATCCCTGCGGGATATCCGCTGCGTGTGTAATTGATATCTATCCCCTGGCCATCCACCGGTACAGTTGATGAATTCTGCCTTGCGAGATTCGTGTTCTCCGAGACTGCCGGGTTCTGGCCTCCAAAGTGATCGCCGAAGAAAAACCACGCACCCGCAAGCACTATGACGATCGTCGCCGCCATCCCCGCGATAAACCTTGGCCCCCACCCGGAATCTCCGAACACCGCTCCGGCCTGAGTCCTCATCACTCTTGTTTTCTCGAATGCTATCCTGCGCTTGAGGTTCCATTCAAAACTTTCGGATACTTCCATATCCGGCAGATCACTCAACATGCCTAGACATTCTTCTATCTCCTGCGCATACCTTGCGCATTCGAGACAGATCTCCAGATGGTGCTGAAGCTGTATCTTTTCCACTTCAGTGAGCAACCCGTCCCTGTTTTTCAGGATGTATTCTTTCGCTTTTCTGCATCTCATCGTGGGATCTCCTTGAATCTGTTGTCGTCACCCAGGAGAGGCGTTACGGCTTTCTTAAAATGTGCCCTTCCCCTGTTGATCCTTGACCGGACGGTTCCAAGCTTCAGCCCGGTCGCGGCAGCGATCTCCTCGTAGGTCAGCCCATTGATCTCTCTCAGCACGAAAGAGGGACGATACTTGACGGGGATCTTTTCAACCGCTTCCTGTATCAATTCTTTCAACTTCCTCTGGTCCATTGAATCTTCGGGGCTTGGAGCGTCATCCTTCAGGTCGACCCATCTTCCATCGCCCCCACCCTGATCGTCGGACCACATACTGACCATTCTGGGTCTTCTCTTGATATTCCTGATCCTGTTCCGGACCAGGTTCGTGGCTATCGTATATAGCCATGTGGAAAACTTCGCAATAGGCTTGTACTTGTCGGCATGCATATACGCCCTGACAAATGCCTCCTGCGCGAATTCCTCGGCTTCGCTCTCGTTACCGAGAAGGCGGAACAAGTAGGCGTAAAGCCTGTTCTTGTATCTACCCACAAGAATGTCGAACGCCTGGTTCTGGCCTTCCTGGACCTTCAGTATCAGATCCTCGTCAGTCAGCTCTACCAGACTGTCCCGTCCGCTCTTCAGCTGTCCGTGCAGGTTCAATCCATCATCTCCTGTCCTGTCGTCTTCCAATGATTGATACCCCTGTCCGAAAACCAAGTTCCAACAATTTCCACATTTATGAATATTTTCCAGGTCCCTCAATCCAATGTCAATACTTCTTCTTTGACTTCTCTCACCTCCAGGGACATCCTTTCCGGACCTGATTCGTTCTCGATGACGATTTTCTCGGGGTACCCGGAGTGCCTACCATATCCGTATCTCGTATTATAACAAATGGTTGCGGCTACCATACATTGCCTGAACGATACCGGTAACCCATTCTCTCCACAGGATACTGAGAGCTTTCTACCTCTCCAGTCGCCCGTATCAGCGTTTACTTCTTCTGATATTGCCCCTGCTGTCGGACCTCTCTCTCCCGGCGGTTCGGCCAGTAGAAGCAGATATGCGATATCGTCTGCGAATATCCTGAATCCGAAATGTTCCTCGAGCATTGAAAGTGTCGTCCCGGTATCATAGATCTTTCCCCGCTCGTGGTCCTGGATGACGATCGACTCGCCGTCTATAAATATAGTGGCGTCTTCCCTGTATGAACCGAAAAGGCTCGAATGCAGAAAATCGATCTGCAGGGTACTGTCGGGAAACCTCGATATCCTGCAGCTTCCCCTTACTCTGTACTTTGGAAGGTCTATCCTGACCTTGCATGTTATGACAAGCACATCTTCAACGGGAAGCACCGGGTACCTGACCTCAGCATCCCCGGACGGAATTGCCTTTCCGGACGGAAGGACAGCACATCCACACAGGACGAGAATGGCTGTGATCAGAATCAGATATACAGGTGAGGAATCAGTCTTCATTCATCGCGGCCTTTTTCGCTTTCTGTAGTTTACCCTGAACCTCGGGCTTATCGGGATCGATCACGACGGATCTCGAGTACGCCTCCTCAGCATCTGTAAACAGGTTCAGCTTGAAATAAGTATCACCGAGATGCTCCCATATGATTGGATCACCTTCCACAAAGGTCACAGCTTCGATGAATATCTCCCTGGCCTTCTCGTATTCGCCTTTACGGTACTTTATCCACCCCAGACTGTCGAGAAAATAGCCGTTCTCCGGTTCCTTCTGAATCGCTGAGATGAGCAGTTCTTCCGCAAAACCAAGCCTGTCACCCTTCTGGGCCAGCAGATATCCATAAAAATTACTTATCGAAGGGTCGTCCGGCGAGATCTCGTAAAGAAACCGTACTCTCTCCAGAGCCTTTTCATATTCCTCCATATCTTCGAACAGAGACGCGATCTCCAGCAGTATCCTCTGATCTCCAGGCTGTAACTTCTCCGCCTGGAGCAGGAAGTCCAGGGCCCGCTTTCTGTCATCTATCTTCCTGTATATCGATCCAAGCATATAATTGTCATTGGCTGAACTCTTGTCATGCCGCTTGACAGCTTCTTTCAGGACCGCCCGACCCTCGGCCGGAGAGATCAAAGGCTCTTCTCCGGGATCGGAAGGTTCACCAGCCAACCCGAATGAGATCAGTAGAAGGCCGATATAGTTAGTAAAGTTTTCCGGCTCGACATCGATCAATCTCTTGAGATGAACCTCGGCTTTCCTTAATCGCCCTTTCCCCAACTCGATCTCCGAGATCACCCGAAGGATGGCGGGCCGCTCGCCTGTGGATGAAAGCAGTTTTGTAAAGACCTCGAGAGCCTTGTCATATTCCTTCAGCTGATAATAGAACCGTCCGAGATTGATCTTTCCCGACTCGTCCAGGTTCCCTCTTTCGAAGATCGGCCCAAGCAGATCCGCTCCAGACCTGAAATCTCCGTCCTCGTAATACAACTCCGACAGATCCTCGATCGCGGCCCTGTTATCCGGATCGAGCTCTACGGCTATGGTGAATTCTTCCTTGGCCTCGTCTCGCAGTCCCTTGTGGTGAAGCATGGAGGCAAGAGCGAGGTGCGCACTCGATACGGATGGATTTGATCTGACCGCACCACGGAACGACTCGATGGCATTGTCGATCTCATCTGCTTCCGCATAAATAAACCCAAGTCTGTAGTTTACGTAGAGGTCAAGTGGGTTGATCTCCCTCGCGGATTCCAGGACCCCACGCGCCTTTTCTACATCACCTGATTCCAGATATATCCTCGCGAGAAACTTGTGTACTTCAAAGCGTGGTATATTTTCCTCATCCTTGACACTATCGAGAAGTCTTACGGCCCTTTTTGTATTCCCCTGCCTGTACTCAGTCTCGGCAAGGATCAGTGTGCCCTTGGCACCTACCCTGCCGGAGCCAGCTATTCTCCCGGCATATTTTCTGGCCTCGTCAAATTTCCCCAGATCGAAAGTCACGCGGGCCAGCGCAAGCTGGATATCTTCGTCACCCGGAGCCGATTTTTCAGCCATTATGAAATATGAATATGCTTTGGTAAGATCCCTGTTCATCTCGTAAAAGGATCCATTGAGAAAATATCTGAGCGACTCGCCGGTCTCTCCGAAAATGCCTGTTCCCGGAATGGCCATCAGCGCAACTACCAGTATCAACGATTTCAGTCTCAACACTGCAACCTTTCATTCGACATCTATATAATACCTTAACGGGCCTATTCAGGCAAACCCGTTAAACCTGCCGGCAATCATGTTGTCGGGTCAATATACATATCTTTGACCTCTTTGTCGACCATGACACTCTTTATTTCCGGATCGCCGGCCTGAGGGTCTATCCGCAGGACTTGATTATACCCTTCCAGAACTCGAATTTCTGTAACAAACAGGTGTGGTTATCATGCCTTGTCGTCATTGACAACTACAGGAATATATTCTATGCTTCTAGCTGAAATCATGTGCACCCCTGCATTATGTCAGCGACCGGAAGGAGTCGATGATGAAGATCCATAAGAGGATGTCAGTAGTTTTTCTCGTAATTATCATGGTCGTTGTCTGCCATGCACCTGCCGAGGCACAGCTAATGGGACTTCTGTCCCTCGAAAGACTTTCGCTACTTGATGCCGGGGGAACAGGCGGAAGGCCCATGGGAATGGGGTCTGCCTATACCGCCGTCAGTGACGATGCCTTTGCTATCCTCTATAACCCGGCCGGGCTGACCCAGATAAAAGACAGAGAGATCTCTTTCGGGATACATCACCGGCAAGTAAAAATAGATGCCATTTATGACGTGTACAGAGCGGCAAACGACAATTCCTACACTTCGATCGGACATCTTGCCTATGCGGTCCCCCTCGACTCGTACTACGATTCTGCCGTACTGGGAATAGGTGTATTCCGGGTCTCTTCTTCAGATCTTGAATATATCAGAAACGCTTCGAGAATGGATCTTGAGGGAACGATCATGAACTCCTTTAAACAGTCCGGCTCGATCTATCAGTACAGATTGGGCGTGGGAGTCGAATTGACCCCGAAGATCGCCTTTGGAGCAAGCCTCGTACTCTGGAATTCGTCAGTCGATTTCAATGAGACTGTTGATTACACCCATGGATCATCGGATTCATCCTACACACTGTCCGACAATGGATCCGCTGAACTCACTGGAGTCAGCATTGAAGTGGGAGTCATGCTCTGGCTCAGTGACTATATCAAGGCTGGCTTGACCATGTCGACACCAGCCAAGCTCTACTATGACGGAGATGGCGAAAATTCCTACACAGGCACATTCCCGGACGGATATGGATGGACCACGGACAACGAATATTATTATATTGAGGACGAATTCACTATCCCGATGAAATTCACCGGCGGCATCTCCTTTTCAGCGGGAGACCTTCTGCTCGCGGCAGACGTCACCTGGTGCGATTTTTCCCAGGTCGAATATAACAACCTGAACCTTTCGAGTGAACTCGACCCGATGCGCGATGTCATCGAATCCTCATTCAGTTATTCGCTAGGCGCGGAATTCACGGTTCCAGGCAGCACGATGAGCATCCGGGGCGGCTATTCCTGGATTCCTCTCGCCATGCAGGGAATGGACGAGATCACTTATGTAATAGATACTCCTGCTGAATGGGGCATAGTCACTGAATACGATTTTGTCACAATAGAAGACGATCGTCAGTTCTTTACTCTGGGTATAGGCGGCATAGTGGACGATGTGCTGGCCCTCGACCTGGGCATTCGGTATGGAAGCTTCAAGAGAAAAACCGATTTCCTCACCGACAAACGTGATTTTACCGAGATCATGCTGTCGGGAGCTTACAGGTTCTGATATTCAGTTGAAGTTCAGTCAGTTTTGCGGCAGATTCCTCTCAGAAGCGACAGATACGCGTCATCGAGTTTCGACAGGACTTCCTCCGACAACCCTCCGCCGGTCTCGAGGATCATCGCGTAGTACTGCTCCAGATAGCGGCACAGAAAGACATCCTGTCTGTTTATTTCCGCTTCGATCAGCTTAAGGACCTCTTCGCGGCTCTTCAGAAATTGCTCATTTTCCTCTTTGCCGTCGACATTGTGAAAATAGTCCCTCAACAATTGGAGCCAGTAGGTGTCATGTTTGCCGCCATTGTCCATCACGCAACCTGGATGTTCCGTGAGGAAACAGTAACCATTCACAAAATAGACGCAGTTGAGCATGCCTTGAAGAAACATCCGGCGATGACAATCGACCGACATCTCATCGAGATTGCAGGGAAGCTGGCATTCCTCACATATTACTTCCGCTGAACACCCGAATGTAAATGGAAGATTCCTGGCTTTCTTAATATCACCCATCTGGACCTCTCTAGTGTGTCCTGCGAAGTTTCTTCAGGGCTTCCTTGGCAGCGATCTGCTCCGCATCTTTCTTGCTTTTCCCCCGCCCCTTGCCCACGACACTACTGCCGACATGTACCTCGATGAGAAACAACTTGTCGTGTTCCGGACCGGTCGTGGCTTTTACCCTGTATTTCGGATACCCTCTGTATTTCCTCTGAGTCCATTCCTGAAGATGGCTCTTGTAGTTTATGTGGTCGCTGTGTTCGACTATCTCGTCGAAATCGATCAGGATCAGATCTTCAATGAAATCCCTCACAGGATCCAGACCACCATCGAGATACATCGCTCCGATCACCGATTCAAGGACTGCTGTCTGAATCGAGTCCTGGCCGTGCACACCACCCTTGAACGCGTTATCACTGAGAATCACATGATCCTTAAGCGCGATCTCCTCAGCTTTTTTTGTAAGCACACTCTGACTGACGAGGAGTGATTTCTTCTGTGTAAGCTGCCCTTCATTCTCATCGGGAAGATTCCTCATCAGGAACTCTGTGGTTATCAGCGCGAGTACTGAGTCTCCCAGAAACTCCAGTCTCTCGTAAGTGATTCCTTCTTCACCTGGTTTGAGTTCTCCCAGAGTAGATCTGTGCGTGAGGGCTTCTATAAGGAGTTCGGTGCGTGTGAACCGGTAACCGATCTTCTTCTCAAGCGAAACAAATCGTTCCGAGTTCATCTTGTACCCGGAACGGAACAATTTCTTCAACCAATCCAGTGAGATTCCCATGACCCCTCTATGAATCATATCTCCGTAACAGAAGACTTACGTTATGTCCGCCGAATCCGAAAGAGTTACTCAGGACATATTCAAGATCCTTCTCTACAGGTTCGATCGGAATGTGATTGGCGACACAGTCAGGATCGATCTCGACAAGGTTCGCCGTAGGAGGCATCACCTGCTCCTGAAGAGCCTTTACACAAACGATGCACTCTATTCCAGCCGCAGCTCCGAGAAGATGCCCGGTGCATGATTTTGTCGAACTGATCTGCAGCGAGTCCCTTTTTCCGAAAAGTTCTACGACGGCCTCAGATTCAGCTTTGTCGTTATACTGGGTCGACGTACCGTGAGCGTTGATATAATCTACCTTGTCGGCAGTGATCCCGGCATCGTCCAGGGCCATCTGCATCGACCTTATCGCTCCTTTTCCTCCCGGAGCAGGAGAAGTCATGTGGTATGCGTCTCCCGACATCCCGACTCCGACCAGTTCTGCGAAAATTTCCGCTCCCCTTGCCCTGGCATGTTCGAGTTCCTCCAGAAGCACGATTCCCGCGCCTTCCGCCATGACGAATCCGTCCCGGCCCTTTTCAAACGGCCTGCTTGCCGTCAAGGGATCGTCGTTTCTTGTCGACAGGGCTTTCATCGAACTAAATCCTCCCAGGGCCATCGGGCTTATCGTAGCCTCGGCTCCCCCCGTGAGAGCAGCCTCGGAATATCCGTCCCTGATCAGATTGAACGAAGTGGCAATGCCATTTCCTCCCGACGCGCATGCCGAGACAGTGGCGAAGTTCGGGCCGGTAAGTCCGAAACGTATCGAGACCAGGCCTGCCGCCATATCAGCTATCATCATCGGGATAAAAAATGGACTGATCCTGCCAGGACCCTTTTCGACCAGGTTTCTGTGCTGCTTTTCGAATGTCTGGATCCCGCCGATTCCGGAACCTATGACAGTGGCAAAGTTCTCCCTGTCGAAATCCTTCCCGTCGAGTTCCTTCATCGCCTCTATCGACGCGACTATTGCCAGGTGGACATACCTGTCCATCCTCTTCGCTTCCTTGCGGTCGATGAATTCGATGGGATCGAAATCCTTTACTTCTCCGACTACCTGTGAGGAATATGCTGACGCGTCGAAGGCGGTGACGTTGGTGATCCCCGGTTTGCCCGCGACTATATTCTTCCAGCTGTCTTCTACTGTATTTCCACATGGCGTCACCGCACCCATACCGGTCACGACGACTCTTCTACCGTTATTAAGCACTTTCTCCCCCTGGCAGATTCCTGCTATTCGCCACGGTTGATCTGTTTTTACTACTCGGAGACGTGGCCCTTGATATAGTCTATTGCCTCTCCGACCTTCGTTATCTTTTCCGCTTCCTCGTCGGGGATCTCTACGCCGAATTCCTCTTCGAGAGCCATAACGAGCTCTACTGTATCAAGTG
Above is a genomic segment from Candidatus Latescibacterota bacterium containing:
- a CDS encoding DUF4837 family protein yields the protein MRNILGSLLVILILSVSCNKSTVFPPAGSYSDVVLVTETGEPGGVNDLIIKRLQHHVDYYTKMEIQFKLRMIKSRDVRREPPTKNMVICGVVRKGETGRVIESFIGTNEVRNVLEGRTHIFKKLDYPYSGQLTVIVTASSEERLKKVITNNGQIIRDIIEEANRDRLRDYLLTKEKTEVTSRLKGQYGFTLRIPFLYEVLQERNDVPAIEIIRREPHRGITISWQHWGKRGISLADSSKFYEIRSDLAWKMYDKDVMRRDIVFFHEDRLGPYETMRMDGYWENSEDTFGGPFSCFFIYDRARKRLWIVDCVVYGPGFDKHILLRELRAVVETFKTG
- a CDS encoding zf-HC2 domain-containing protein, whose translation is MRCRKAKEYILKNRDGLLTEVEKIQLQHHLEICLECARYAQEIEECLGMLSDLPDMEVSESFEWNLKRRIAFEKTRVMRTQAGAVFGDSGWGPRFIAGMAATIVIVLAGAWFFFGDHFGGQNPAVSENTNLARQNSSTVPVDGQGIDINYTRSGYPAGIRMVSDDFMGRNPGESYSRQSPFSLESERKLEYLVKENEVLREYVEYYKRENVHLKKLLLQRSSKR
- a CDS encoding sigma-70 family RNA polymerase sigma factor — translated: MEDDRTGDDGLNLHGQLKSGRDSLVELTDEDLILKVQEGQNQAFDILVGRYKNRLYAYLFRLLGNESEAEEFAQEAFVRAYMHADKYKPIAKFSTWLYTIATNLVRNRIRNIKRRPRMVSMWSDDQGGGDGRWVDLKDDAPSPEDSMDQRKLKELIQEAVEKIPVKYRPSFVLREINGLTYEEIAAATGLKLGTVRSRINRGRAHFKKAVTPLLGDDNRFKEIPR
- a CDS encoding tetratricopeptide repeat protein gives rise to the protein MRLKSLILVVALMAIPGTGIFGETGESLRYFLNGSFYEMNRDLTKAYSYFIMAEKSAPGDEDIQLALARVTFDLGKFDEARKYAGRIAGSGRVGAKGTLILAETEYRQGNTKRAVRLLDSVKDEENIPRFEVHKFLARIYLESGDVEKARGVLESAREINPLDLYVNYRLGFIYAEADEIDNAIESFRGAVRSNPSVSSAHLALASMLHHKGLRDEAKEEFTIAVELDPDNRAAIEDLSELYYEDGDFRSGADLLGPIFERGNLDESGKINLGRFYYQLKEYDKALEVFTKLLSSTGERPAILRVISEIELGKGRLRKAEVHLKRLIDVEPENFTNYIGLLLISFGLAGEPSDPGEEPLISPAEGRAVLKEAVKRHDKSSANDNYMLGSIYRKIDDRKRALDFLLQAEKLQPGDQRILLEIASLFEDMEEYEKALERVRFLYEISPDDPSISNFYGYLLAQKGDRLGFAEELLISAIQKEPENGYFLDSLGWIKYRKGEYEKAREIFIEAVTFVEGDPIIWEHLGDTYFKLNLFTDAEEAYSRSVVIDPDKPEVQGKLQKAKKAAMNED
- a CDS encoding outer membrane protein transport protein, whose protein sequence is MMKIHKRMSVVFLVIIMVVVCHAPAEAQLMGLLSLERLSLLDAGGTGGRPMGMGSAYTAVSDDAFAILYNPAGLTQIKDREISFGIHHRQVKIDAIYDVYRAANDNSYTSIGHLAYAVPLDSYYDSAVLGIGVFRVSSSDLEYIRNASRMDLEGTIMNSFKQSGSIYQYRLGVGVELTPKIAFGASLVLWNSSVDFNETVDYTHGSSDSSYTLSDNGSAELTGVSIEVGVMLWLSDYIKAGLTMSTPAKLYYDGDGENSYTGTFPDGYGWTTDNEYYYIEDEFTIPMKFTGGISFSAGDLLLAADVTWCDFSQVEYNNLNLSSELDPMRDVIESSFSYSLGAEFTVPGSTMSIRGGYSWIPLAMQGMDEITYVIDTPAEWGIVTEYDFVTIEDDRQFFTLGIGGIVDDVLALDLGIRYGSFKRKTDFLTDKRDFTEIMLSGAYRF
- the rnc gene encoding ribonuclease III, coding for MGISLDWLKKLFRSGYKMNSERFVSLEKKIGYRFTRTELLIEALTHRSTLGELKPGEEGITYERLEFLGDSVLALITTEFLMRNLPDENEGQLTQKKSLLVSQSVLTKKAEEIALKDHVILSDNAFKGGVHGQDSIQTAVLESVIGAMYLDGGLDPVRDFIEDLILIDFDEIVEHSDHINYKSHLQEWTQRKYRGYPKYRVKATTGPEHDKLFLIEVHVGSSVVGKGRGKSKKDAEQIAAKEALKKLRRTH
- the fabF gene encoding beta-ketoacyl-ACP synthase II; this translates as MGAVTPCGNTVEDSWKNIVAGKPGITNVTAFDASAYSSQVVGEVKDFDPIEFIDRKEAKRMDRYVHLAIVASIEAMKELDGKDFDRENFATVIGSGIGGIQTFEKQHRNLVEKGPGRISPFFIPMMIADMAAGLVSIRFGLTGPNFATVSACASGGNGIATSFNLIRDGYSEAALTGGAEATISPMALGGFSSMKALSTRNDDPLTASRPFEKGRDGFVMAEGAGIVLLEELEHARARGAEIFAELVGVGMSGDAYHMTSPAPGGKGAIRSMQMALDDAGITADKVDYINAHGTSTQYNDKAESEAVVELFGKRDSLQISSTKSCTGHLLGAAAGIECIVCVKALQEQVMPPTANLVEIDPDCVANHIPIEPVEKDLEYVLSNSFGFGGHNVSLLLRRYDS
- the acpP gene encoding acyl carrier protein — translated: MTIEERVKKVVEDQLSVNQDQINPDASFIDDLGADSLDTVELVMALEEEFGVEIPDEEAEKITKVGEAIDYIKGHVSE